One Coprobacter fastidiosus genomic window, GTATTCGTAATACAAGGTCATTCCTTTGGGATCGGTAATCGATATCACCCCGACCATCGGTTCATATTTATAAACATATACCAACGCACGGGGCAATAATATTCGGAGCGCATTCAGCTTGTTCCATTCCTCCTCGCTCGGTTCCGTCCCGGTCGCAAAAGAATCAACCGCTCCTATACCCGCTTTTTCCACTTCTTCGAGCGTAGCGTTCTGAATGCGGGCAATCACATACCGACCGCCGTATCCGTATATATAAACTTCGCTTTCTCCCGTCCGGCTCTTCACTTCGATAACATTATCATATTTATCATAACAAGAGAACATATAGTCGGGTAACCCGTACTGAGAAATATTACTCCCGTCAAAATCGCTTGCCGGTCTCGGAGATCCCCTGTAATAGTTATACACAGCATCAGGTACGAAACTCCCGTTTTTCTCATTTTTTTTATAAGTATGCAGCTCTTTTTGTATCAGTCCGCTATTATCATAAGTGCGAATCTCGACCGGATCGGTTATCCGGTTACCGGTATTACCGCACATTTCGCTATAAAGCGGTATATGATTCAAATCGACCGTATAAATAGTGCGCACGGTTTTCTCTTTCAACCCATCGTCGACCGAGATTTCCGAAGGCAAATAATTATGCGGATTATATTGTTTATAACGGGTCGTCTTCCAATATTTAGTCAAAAAACGAGTATCGAAACAGCCTTCGGTCTCCCGCTCGATCCGGCAATGCCCTATCGGCACATGATATGTTCCTATATCTCCCATATTGCAATAATCCTGAAACCACGCGTTCAAAACGGCTATGGTATCGCATTTATATTCATACTTGATATTTTTTATCAATTGAGAGTCTTCATAAATATTATGCGTCAGCAACTTCCCGTTCATATATATACATTCACCAGGCATCCCGACATATCTGAAATCTACAGCCTCCTCTTCATTGTGATAAAAGTAATCTTCTTTGAAAAATTTATCGTCAGAACAGGTCGTCATACAAACACGACTATAACCCACCGCAGCGTTTATCGACGGACCGGCAAGCGGATATACCGATTCGGACTGCTGAACTATATACTCCTTAAAACCATCCCGAACCGGCCGAATACTTCCATCGTTATCAAGGAAAGTACTATATGTAGCATAAGTCTGCATACTTTCATAAAAAGGTTTGCGTATAAAGATCCCGGAAGAGGCATGTCCTGTCGCGTCGGTATAAGTAAACTCTCTCGTATTTACGGGAGACTTTATCCGGAATATTCTCACCCCTCCGCCCTGTACAAGGCCGATCCTGTTAAAGTGTCCGTAAAAAGCCAGTTTCAGATTCTGGTTGAGATAATTATCGGTTCTGAATACCAAATAATAGTTTCCTTTATCATATTTGCTCGAATCCTTGATCGTATATGTAAACGGTATATCCGGAAAATTCTGACTACCCCATGTCTTGACCTCCTTTCCGGCAGAGTTATAGATAGAGATCATATTATTTTTATACGCACTGCCTCCAGCACCCATCGCTCCTTCATTATATAAAAAGTCCAGTTTTATCCAGCCGTCAGTATGTAATGTAAAATGAAATGTATCGACCTCGACATTATACGGCTTATAAAGAGTGTCCTTATGCAAGAAAACAATCTCGGAATACTCGCTTATCGCATCATTCGGCTCATACTCGAATGTCGTCACTCCACCTTCGGGCGACTCCATAGAAGTCAACATACCGGTGGTGATATATTCGGCACGAGGTTTGCGATCCGCCCCCCGCAATATATCTCCTTTTTTATATACAATCGTCTTCCCGTCAGCCTTATAATAATTGCGGGATACAGAAATTTCGGGATAGAATATCGTATTATTCAACCCATTATAATATCCCCACATATCTTGGGCAAAACTGTATTTGGGTGGCAACGAATGACGGACGTCATAGCCGAAACGATGGATTTCCCGAATCTGTCCCGAACAAACAGAAAGAGAGTCTAATCGAAGCCGAAGATTATACTGATCTTCCGGTTCGTCAGGGTTACTAAAATAACTTTCATGAAAAACGACCTCCTTAAAGGGCGCACTGTCGCCCGTTCGGAACAAAGACATCTTATCGAGCTTCAGATTCTCCCCTCCCGGCTTGAATGTATTGCGGGCAAAGTCTTTCCGAGAACTTGTCTCAAACATAATATATCCCGAACTCCATGTAATCTTTTTCAGAAACTTCTGGTAATTTACCATACTCATCGAACAAACGGTTTCATATTTTTCTGTCGCGTAAACCGGAAATCCGGTATTCTTTACCGCATATACAGGCAAATATTTTTTCTGTATGATACTGGCACTTGACGGAAGAAAAGGATATGCCACCGTAATATACTCGAACTCTATCTTTTCCTTATTCGGAAGTATAATCTCCGACAAATCCCAACTCGTAATCATATTTTGTACACGATCTTCAAAAAACGGAAACCGGGTCATATCTGTATAAGGCATTCTGAATCCTTCCAATACCACTGTCGCCGAACCGGTGGAGGCGGACGGCTTGAATAAATATCGTGTACCGTCCGGTGAGATAATACCGAATGACTGATCTTTATAAGTAAACGACATTTTCAGATTCTGTTCGGGATCGCTCAGATAAAAACCGTTTTCCTCTTTACATCCTGAATTTTTAGCATAAAAAATTCCACTATATCCCGCAAAATTGTAGTAAAACACATCCGGTTCCGTATCCGCATTGATTCTAACAACATGATCATAAGCATCTACCCCTACCAAGGACACTATATCATCTCTTGAATTATCGAATTGATCAGGAATCTGCGCATCTTGATAATAATAACCGCCCATAAGATCATCAAGGCCTCTGACCGTACGACTTATATTGCCCCCGGCATTCAGGTTCCAGCCTAACCCCACCCAACTGGCTTCTTGTGAAACTTTTATTCCGGACGCATGATAACTCAATGTTATCGGAAAGGTAAAATTCCCCATCTCAATTGTAAAAAGCGGAACCTCGATCGAAGGTATTCCGGTGTATAAGCTTACTGGCATATCGGCATACTGTGCAAAAGCGTAGGCTTGCGGTGACGGTACATTTATTCTATAATCTGCAGGAGATTCGTCAGCCTTAAGGTCGGAAAAAACAAACAAGCATAAAACAAACGGCAAAAACAAATACTTATCGATGTTTTTCATAATATAAAAAGATCATAATAGTTACGCATCCTTCAATCAATAATTCTCACTATAACCAAACAAGATGCTGTCTGAATTTTGCCCGGATCGGTTTTGAGAGTTTCGTTCGAGGATGTTTTTCTGTCTTATGAGAAAGATAGCCTGTTATCTGACAAACAAGAACGGGAAAACAGCCCGGGAAAAGATGTCCTGATCGTATTTTTTATTGAAAAATTCAGACCGGCTCTAAGCAAAGGTTATCTTTTCTTTATTTTCCAACTTTCTCGTTTATCTCCGATAATAACGGTAATGATAAACTCCGTTTCAGAATATCGGTCATAATCTATATCCGAGACATAATATCCCGGCTCTACGGTTCGCGGCGATTCATGATAAAGTACCGTTCCTGACATATTGGCAAGCAATATCTCCATCCTCGAGGATCGATTAAGGCCGGCATAAACTGTAGCCCTATTGCCGACCGGATCTATTTTACATGAGAGAGAAAACAGATCAGACATATCTGACAACGCTCCGGAACGTTCGGAGCACCCTTGGTATTTTTTGTCTGATAAAAATATTCGCTCCCTGACCTGCTCATTCTCCGAATCTCTGTCAAGCGACCTTTGCTCTTCAAGAGAATATAGCATACTGATAAAAAAATGTCGCACCGACTTACTTTTCCAATCAATCGTATTTTCAATGGTTTCCAATACCGGATAACGATATCCCGGCAAATACCACCGATATGTATCGACTTGCCATATAACACTATCAGCAGTCAACCGATCTCCGATCGAAGAAACCGTAAATAAAGAATCTTGCCGGCCGAATATGTCAAAATCGATAAACCGCAAACCCACACGCTCTTTACTATGTAATCGAATTACATTTCGAAGCGTATCTTCTCCCGGCAGAAACAATATACCCGACGCATCAGCAACCGTCTCGGAATAACCGTATGATTTGAGAGAATAAACATGGGAATATCCTCCGTTTCCTATAAAGGGAGAAGCTATCGTATCTCCGTAATAGAAAGGAAAACGAAGCACAGGCACAGGTGACACAAAACACATCTTTGTCACAGGATTTTCATAACCTAAGAACAAAAGAGAATCCCCTGACAACCTATATTTATATGCTGTTTTATTTCGATACATACAAAGAATCGAGTCTAATCTTCCTTTATAAAACACACGTTTCTCGACATCTAAATATTCCAAATCCCGAAAATCCCATGTAACATTAGTTCCACTGTCTCCCGGAGCACAAAAAGTCACCTGCTGCATAATTAAAGTATCTCTATCTCGAGGTAAAGAAGTCTCCATCAATAATGACGACTGAGCCTTGAGTCCGATAAAGTTACCGGAAAGGAAAAGAATAAAAAACACTAAATAAGATTTCATATTCATGTACCGATTTAAGATCAAAAAAAATTATACTACGCTATATCACCCTACATTTTATAAGAATTTATCTTTATCTCTAAAAGAAACTTTCTATTGCAACAAGAATAACAAGTTAAAGAAATATTTTTATAAAGTCTAAATTGGTCCTAACCAAACAAAATTTCACTCTCACAATTCTCCATATTCAGTATTCTTTCAAAACAAAAACACTCTTAAATAAAAATAAGATGTATAAAATTATATACTTATATCATTAAATCAAAAATTTTCATTCTGTTTAAAAACATATATTCACAATTTCATAATTTGCCTAATAGCTTGTCTAAACCCCAATATTATTTTTGTAAATTCTGAAAAAATCGAAATCGCACAAAAAAACGGAACGACAACTCTGCCATCCCGTTTCATCACGAATCTCTTCAAACAAAAGACTCAATATTCTATTTTATCCGCTTTTATATTCCACATTTCAAAAGCTTTTATCGCCTCATTCCGCAACAAAGTCTCAGAAGGAAGCTTACGATCTGCAGGTTTTAATTCAAGCTCATCATAAATAAACGAATCATCAAATCCTATATCCTTAGCATCGGTTTTCGTATTGGCATAATACATTTTATCGAGTCGAGCCCAATAAATCGCACCCAGACACATAGGACAAGGTTCGCATGACGTGTATATTTCACAGCCGCTCAAATTGAACCGACCCAATTTTCCGGCAGCTTCACGTATCGCACTCACCTCAGCATGAGCGGTAGGATCATTGGATGCCGTAACTCGATTCACTCCTCTTGCAATAATTTCTCCGTCTTTTACAATCACCGCACCGAAAGGACCTCCTCCATTTTTCACATTCTCAATAGAAAGCGCTATCGCTTCCCGCATAAAATCATCTTTTGTCGCCATATTATGATCTTTGTTATTTTGTTTACAACCTGATAAAAAAAGCCCGCAGATCACAAGCAGTGAACAAAGGGCTTTTACAAATATATCATTTCTTTTCATGACAATATATTATTTAACGTAATTTAGAAGCAGGTTAAGAGCCTACAGACAACACCTTAACTGTTCTCCAGCGAATCGTTTATACTCCCGATATAATCGAGTAATTCCGTTCTTCCTTGCTTTTTCTCCGAAGAAGTATAAAATACCGGGGGAAGTTTTTCCCAATCTTCAAGCAAACGTTTCTTATAAGCCTCGACATTTTCCTTAAAACGTACAGGTCCTAATTTATCGGCTTTGGTAAATACTATGCAAAAGGGTATTTCGTTCTCTCCGAGCCATTCTAAAAACTCGACATCGATTTTCTGCGGTTCATGTCGGCAGTCTATCAAAACAAACAGGCAAGTCATCTCATAACGGTTCAGGATATAGCTCTCTATAATGCTGCGTATTTTTTCTCGTCCTTCTTTACCGCGCTGTGCATATCCGTATCCCGGGAGATCGACCAAATACCAAGCATCGTTGATCAGAAAATGGTTGATAAGCTGCGTTTTACCGGGCATAGAGGAAGTCATCGCCAGCCCTTTTTTATTGGTAAGCATGTTGATCAACGACGATTTTCCTACATTAGAACGACCTATAAAGGCATATTCCGGTAAATTTCCCGAAGGACACTT contains:
- a CDS encoding RHS repeat protein; protein product: MKNIDKYLFLPFVLCLFVFSDLKADESPADYRINVPSPQAYAFAQYADMPVSLYTGIPSIEVPLFTIEMGNFTFPITLSYHASGIKVSQEASWVGLGWNLNAGGNISRTVRGLDDLMGGYYYQDAQIPDQFDNSRDDIVSLVGVDAYDHVVRINADTEPDVFYYNFAGYSGIFYAKNSGCKEENGFYLSDPEQNLKMSFTYKDQSFGIISPDGTRYLFKPSASTGSATVVLEGFRMPYTDMTRFPFFEDRVQNMITSWDLSEIILPNKEKIEFEYITVAYPFLPSSASIIQKKYLPVYAVKNTGFPVYATEKYETVCSMSMVNYQKFLKKITWSSGYIMFETSSRKDFARNTFKPGGENLKLDKMSLFRTGDSAPFKEVVFHESYFSNPDEPEDQYNLRLRLDSLSVCSGQIREIHRFGYDVRHSLPPKYSFAQDMWGYYNGLNNTIFYPEISVSRNYYKADGKTIVYKKGDILRGADRKPRAEYITTGMLTSMESPEGGVTTFEYEPNDAISEYSEIVFLHKDTLYKPYNVEVDTFHFTLHTDGWIKLDFLYNEGAMGAGGSAYKNNMISIYNSAGKEVKTWGSQNFPDIPFTYTIKDSSKYDKGNYYLVFRTDNYLNQNLKLAFYGHFNRIGLVQGGGVRIFRIKSPVNTREFTYTDATGHASSGIFIRKPFYESMQTYATYSTFLDNDGSIRPVRDGFKEYIVQQSESVYPLAGPSINAAVGYSRVCMTTCSDDKFFKEDYFYHNEEEAVDFRYVGMPGECIYMNGKLLTHNIYEDSQLIKNIKYEYKCDTIAVLNAWFQDYCNMGDIGTYHVPIGHCRIERETEGCFDTRFLTKYWKTTRYKQYNPHNYLPSEISVDDGLKEKTVRTIYTVDLNHIPLYSEMCGNTGNRITDPVEIRTYDNSGLIQKELHTYKKNEKNGSFVPDAVYNYYRGSPRPASDFDGSNISQYGLPDYMFSCYDKYDNVIEVKSRTGESEVYIYGYGGRYVIARIQNATLEEVEKAGIGAVDSFATGTEPSEEEWNKLNALRILLPRALVYVYKYEPMVGVISITDPKGMTLYYEYDAKGRLAVERDGDNNVIRSYRYTLKNEK
- a CDS encoding nucleoside deaminase, with translation MATKDDFMREAIALSIENVKNGGGPFGAVIVKDGEIIARGVNRVTASNDPTAHAEVSAIREAAGKLGRFNLSGCEIYTSCEPCPMCLGAIYWARLDKMYYANTKTDAKDIGFDDSFIYDELELKPADRKLPSETLLRNEAIKAFEMWNIKADKIEY
- the yihA gene encoding ribosome biogenesis GTP-binding protein YihA/YsxC produces the protein MEIKSARFIISNTDVTKCPSGNLPEYAFIGRSNVGKSSLINMLTNKKGLAMTSSMPGKTQLINHFLINDAWYLVDLPGYGYAQRGKEGREKIRSIIESYILNRYEMTCLFVLIDCRHEPQKIDVEFLEWLGENEIPFCIVFTKADKLGPVRFKENVEAYKKRLLEDWEKLPPVFYTSSEKKQGRTELLDYIGSINDSLENS